Within the candidate division WOR-3 bacterium genome, the region TTATTCTTTAAATTAGTATACTCCTGAGAAATTACTTCGACTTCTTTTAGTTCCCTTTGGAGTTTTTTTATTTGACCTTGCTCTATGGCTTTTTGAACTTCTAAGCCGATATTTATAAGAATAAGCAAAGGAATTAAAACTATGGCTATCGCACCCACTATTTGTAAGTCTCTAGCTGCATATCTTCTGAATTTAATCTCAGAAGGCAAAAGATCTACCGCCTCTGGATCATAATGTAGTCCTAAACAAGCAACCAATCGGTGACCAATATTTTGGGGATAATTTGGTAAATAAAGGTTATAATTTTTAAAAGGATCAAACACCTCAACACTAATTTTTAAATTCTCTTCTAAAAATTCTTTTAAACCTTTAAGTTCTGCGCCGCCACCACAAATTAAAATTCGGTTTATCGCTGGTATGCCATATTCTCTTTTATAAAAATCAATGGTTCGATTTATCTCTCCTAAAAATCTTTCTAAAGCCGGACGTTGCAAACTAAGTAATCTTTTTACTTTTACTCCGTTAGGCAAAGTCTCTTCATTAGTCTCTTCCGGAATACCATATATTCTTTTATATCTTTCCGCTTCTTCCAAACTTAAAGCCAATTCTCCTTCCTCGGTCATAATTGCTACAGTCATTGCTTCAGTAATAGAATTTCCGGCAGTGGTAACCGTTCGTGTAAATTCTAATTGTTTATTTCTAATAAAGATTATGTCGGTAAATTCAGCGCCAATATCTAAAAGAGCAACTACTTCTTCTTCTTTAAGATTTCCAAATTTCTTCGCGGCCGCAGCTAAGGCAAAAGGAATTACCGAAATAGCTGTTGGTTCTAAACCAACTTTTCTTAAAGTGGCAATATGATCGGCAATAATATCTTTTCTTACTGACACCACCATTACGTTGTTAGCTTCTTTTCCTGCTTCTTCTATTGTTCCTA harbors:
- the pilM gene encoding type IV pilus assembly protein PilM, encoding MKGIDFKTLFQKEGKGALSIDIGSQSVKFVYMEKDKVCAYGLREFVEIPDISGIIRELIKDVKPAKVYSFVSGPSVSLRQAPFPKMSKKELRDAIFLRLDKYSPFTIDEAILDYKTLGTIEEAGKEANNVMVVSVRKDIIADHIATLRKVGLEPTAISVIPFALAAAAKKFGNLKEEEVVALLDIGAEFTDIIFIRNKQLEFTRTVTTAGNSITEAMTVAIMTEEGELALSLEEAERYKRIYGIPEETNEETLPNGVKVKRLLSLQRPALERFLGEINRTIDFYKREYGIPAINRILICGGGAELKGLKEFLEENLKISVEVFDPFKNYNLYLPNYPQNIGHRLVACLGLHYDPEAVDLLPSEIKFRRYAARDLQIVGAIAIVLIPLLILINIGLEVQKAIEQGQIKKLQRELKEVEVISQEYTNLKNKVDELEAQQKLLKGIVGETEVVTPLLRFFSREVPSNIQLNSLTFTGLSKINIKGVVTGRPEYLEVDLADFMWKLENSKMVKEVNLINKTKTYLIGEEVLNFELECLLE